A genomic region of Syntrophorhabdaceae bacterium contains the following coding sequences:
- a CDS encoding PAS domain S-box protein, whose protein sequence is MRNAKARSKTDLLDELSRLNGIIKELEKSQSGLKQAEEALKESEERYRIAIEHSNDGVAIVKGDRHVYVNQKFLEMFGYDDQEEVLGKNVFVSVHPDDREKVMEMNRRRQRGEPVPSRYEFKGVRKDGSTLDVEVSSTWVMYQGEPTTLAYVRDVTERKQSEEELQQVRKMQAIGTLAGGIAHDFNNILAAIIGFSERALKDLKEGNPAKRYVDLIHSSGIRGRDLVRQILTFSRKTPQRQEPVHLGALVEETVKLLGATLPVTVRMELCVNAKSDVIRADPSQIQQVILNLGTNAAHAMKEKGGAIDISVTDAVIDPQDPFPQPQLNPGKYVVLTVCDEGTGMTKEVQERIFDPFFTTKPAGEGIGMGLAVVYGIVKAHKGAITIFSESGKGSIFRVYFPLGDSKEAREGDSPDASAPVGKERILFVDDEELLVEMSRTLLESLGYKVAATADSREALRIFSENPEHFDLIIMDQVMPHITGAELAKEFLRIRPRVPIVLCTGFSDALSEERAHAMGIRELAMKPLTRQETASMIRRVLGEGADQPDRPLGKDQ, encoded by the coding sequence ATGAGGAACGCCAAAGCCAGAAGCAAGACTGACCTGCTTGACGAACTTTCCCGCCTGAACGGCATTATCAAGGAGTTGGAGAAGTCGCAGTCGGGCCTGAAGCAGGCCGAGGAGGCGCTCAAGGAATCTGAGGAGCGCTACCGGATCGCCATCGAGCATTCCAATGACGGGGTTGCAATTGTGAAGGGGGACCGGCACGTATACGTGAACCAAAAGTTTTTGGAGATGTTCGGCTATGATGACCAGGAAGAGGTACTCGGCAAAAACGTCTTTGTCTCCGTCCATCCCGATGACCGCGAGAAGGTAATGGAAATGAACAGGCGCAGGCAAAGGGGAGAGCCTGTTCCTTCAAGATATGAATTCAAAGGGGTCCGGAAGGATGGGAGCACCCTCGACGTGGAGGTCTCTTCCACCTGGGTAATGTACCAGGGCGAACCGACGACCCTGGCATATGTGCGGGATGTGACGGAGCGCAAGCAAAGCGAAGAGGAACTCCAGCAGGTCCGCAAGATGCAGGCGATCGGTACCCTTGCAGGCGGAATAGCGCATGACTTCAACAATATTCTTGCCGCAATCATCGGGTTCTCCGAGAGGGCGCTGAAGGATTTGAAAGAAGGGAACCCCGCAAAAAGGTATGTCGACCTCATTCATTCGTCGGGTATCCGCGGAAGGGACCTGGTCCGCCAGATTCTCACATTCAGTAGAAAGACCCCCCAACGGCAGGAGCCGGTCCATTTGGGGGCTCTCGTGGAGGAAACGGTGAAGCTGCTCGGGGCAACCCTTCCCGTGACCGTTCGGATGGAGCTCTGCGTGAATGCAAAGTCTGACGTGATCCGTGCCGATCCATCTCAGATTCAGCAGGTAATCCTGAACCTTGGCACCAACGCGGCCCATGCCATGAAAGAGAAAGGGGGAGCAATAGATATATCGGTGACGGATGCCGTGATCGATCCCCAAGACCCCTTTCCCCAGCCCCAGTTGAATCCGGGTAAATATGTAGTACTCACTGTCTGCGATGAAGGCACGGGTATGACAAAGGAGGTGCAGGAGAGGATCTTCGATCCCTTCTTTACTACAAAACCTGCAGGCGAGGGGATAGGGATGGGGCTCGCGGTGGTATACGGCATCGTCAAGGCTCACAAGGGCGCAATCACTATCTTCAGTGAATCCGGCAAAGGCTCGATCTTCAGGGTTTACTTCCCTCTCGGAGATTCCAAAGAGGCCCGGGAGGGCGACTCACCCGATGCTTCAGCCCCCGTCGGAAAAGAGAGGATTCTCTTTGTGGATGATGAGGAGCTTTTAGTCGAAATGAGCCGAACCCTTCTCGAGAGTCTCGGTTATAAAGTGGCCGCCACAGCGGACAGTAGAGAGGCTCTCAGAATTTTTTCAGAAAATCCGGAACATTTCGATCTTATAATTATGGACCAGGTTATGCCTCACATCACAGGCGCGGAGCTTGCGAAGGAATTTCTCCGCATCAGACCGCGGGTGCCCATCGTTCTTTGTACGGGCTTCAGCGATGCCCTTTCCGAGGAAAGGGCACATGCCATGGGGATAAGGGAATTGGCCATGAAGCCTCTTACGCGGCAGGAAACGGCGTCCATGATAAGGCGTGTGCTCGGCGAAGGCGCAGACCAACCCGACAGGCCCCTGGGTAAGGATCAATAA
- a CDS encoding PAS domain-containing protein: protein MQKDVLKHILDAMPFPVVFVDTDHMIRFMNRRAEYHYYQERGFRNLIGTSIFECHNDTSKERILQIVEKLRNHGRELLLAVNEKNERVYVTPVRDGKGEFIGYFERFEGNYQR, encoded by the coding sequence GTGCAGAAAGATGTGCTGAAACATATACTCGATGCCATGCCCTTTCCCGTGGTTTTCGTCGACACCGACCACATGATCAGATTCATGAACAGAAGGGCCGAATACCATTACTACCAGGAGCGGGGCTTCAGGAACCTTATCGGAACATCGATCTTTGAATGTCACAATGATACGAGCAAAGAGCGGATTCTCCAAATCGTGGAAAAACTCAGGAACCATGGCAGAGAACTATTGCTCGCGGTAAATGAGAAAAACGAGAGGGTGTACGTGACGCCCGTTCGGGACGGCAAGGGTGAATTTATCGGCTATTTTGAGAGATTCGAAGGGAATTATCAGCGATAG
- a CDS encoding DUF2784 domain-containing protein, giving the protein MKTFLFYRTLADIIAGFHLIYVIFATGGQAAILIGAMAGWEWVRNPAFRLTHLGAVGLVGIEAAVGMSCPLTIGEYRLREMGGERTEEVVSFIARIVNGVIYYNLPSWMFVLAHIGFAIIVILTFIFFPPRFYRQKRVQS; this is encoded by the coding sequence ATGAAAACCTTCCTCTTTTACCGAACTCTTGCCGACATTATCGCGGGCTTCCACCTGATATACGTAATTTTTGCAACCGGGGGCCAGGCGGCTATTCTCATCGGAGCGATGGCCGGATGGGAGTGGGTAAGGAACCCCGCATTTCGCCTCACCCACCTTGGGGCAGTGGGACTCGTGGGCATCGAGGCTGCCGTGGGGATGTCTTGCCCGCTCACGATAGGGGAATACCGCTTAAGAGAAATGGGAGGGGAAAGAACCGAGGAGGTTGTCTCCTTCATCGCCCGCATCGTAAATGGGGTGATCTACTATAATTTGCCCTCCTGGATGTTCGTTCTTGCCCACATCGGATTCGCCATAATCGTGATCCTGACCTTCATTTTTTTTCCGCCACGATTTTACCGGCAAAAAAGGGTGCAATCATAA
- a CDS encoding FAD-dependent oxidoreductase — MTDFSITFTRKVELAGDMTIFYFEKPEGYAFKAGQWCFLTVPETGYQDERGLRRPFSIASSPLEQDLIFATKLSGSAMKKTMAGLEPGATVSLGSPMGLLFLPAGVETPLIFLAGGVGITPFRSMIRYVADAPTEHTITLFYSSRTPEETPFLDELLTISKSTPRITTAITMTRATEGSHWDGLTGRLNPNMIKMHCNAWERARYFIVGPTNMAEAMTRTLEELGIGRDRITLELFAGS, encoded by the coding sequence ATGACCGATTTCAGCATAACATTCACACGCAAAGTTGAACTCGCAGGGGATATGACAATATTCTATTTTGAAAAACCTGAAGGGTACGCTTTCAAAGCGGGGCAATGGTGCTTCCTTACCGTACCCGAGACCGGATATCAGGACGAGCGCGGATTACGCCGCCCCTTCAGTATTGCATCTTCTCCTTTGGAGCAAGACCTTATTTTCGCAACAAAACTGAGTGGAAGCGCGATGAAAAAGACAATGGCCGGATTAGAGCCGGGCGCCACCGTCTCGCTCGGCAGCCCGATGGGGCTCCTCTTTCTTCCGGCCGGCGTCGAGACGCCTCTGATCTTTTTGGCGGGGGGAGTGGGGATCACGCCTTTCAGATCAATGATCAGGTACGTAGCCGATGCCCCCACAGAACATACTATCACATTATTTTATTCGAGCAGGACGCCCGAGGAAACACCGTTTCTGGATGAACTGCTCACGATTTCAAAATCGACCCCAAGGATCACGACGGCAATAACTATGACAAGGGCCACGGAAGGGTCCCATTGGGACGGTCTCACGGGCAGGCTCAACCCCAACATGATCAAAATGCACTGTAATGCCTGGGAAAGGGCGAGATATTTTATAGTGGGACCGACCAACATGGCCGAGGCTATGACACGGACCCTCGAGGAATTGGGGATCGGCCGCGACAGAATAACCCTTGAGCTTTTCGCCGGCTCTTGA